The following proteins are co-located in the Brevibacillus laterosporus DSM 25 genome:
- a CDS encoding helix-turn-helix domain-containing protein, whose translation MHVLDYNYEGAQIELRQRLQEALDGKGWKRKDLGLATGIDSVIISQILNSKRKMTLPQLDSMTEALGLQKDTFYEDFLGECFNESGSMSPIKTADFFIGCIKAERYDITKKIMYFINEETDRKRILDKTFRMAEHIFSSDQRNYSLPLYEIVISNSTTRSVQLAIAYFKRFLIARDVDLPVSGFEALHQLFEYLPLLPEEYRFEAYYKILTFYNVVENWDKLLKYSKELKELATSQNNKKYIAEALLYESFSYQGLKDYENALLVVKEYSSYSEEYAQLARINETLIHVDMGHVEYIDEHIKLISPDPKKLFLFLPAAIESYLQKEMIHNIDELLQKHKQEIDQLSNKTDILNQKYKLRLFQALSTYYCVRGKNDLGFHYNIEALQLALYFKNVERLKRIILMHYQFTPSEKHKEMFINIMAKGDIQNEKSYNFLTNDSVLIRFYRNEF comes from the coding sequence ATGCACGTCTTAGATTACAATTATGAAGGTGCGCAGATAGAATTACGCCAACGTTTACAAGAAGCACTTGATGGTAAAGGGTGGAAACGAAAAGACCTTGGACTAGCTACTGGAATTGACTCAGTTATCATCAGCCAAATATTGAATTCCAAAAGGAAGATGACATTGCCCCAATTAGATTCGATGACAGAAGCCTTGGGATTACAAAAAGATACCTTCTATGAAGATTTTCTAGGTGAATGCTTCAATGAATCTGGGAGTATGTCCCCTATAAAAACCGCTGACTTTTTCATCGGTTGCATTAAAGCAGAAAGATATGATATTACAAAGAAAATCATGTATTTTATCAACGAAGAAACAGATAGAAAAAGGATTCTTGACAAGACATTTAGGATGGCAGAGCATATTTTTTCCTCTGACCAACGAAACTACAGCTTACCGTTGTATGAAATTGTGATATCCAACAGTACGACACGTAGTGTACAATTAGCTATCGCATATTTTAAACGTTTTTTAATAGCAAGAGATGTAGACCTACCTGTTTCTGGCTTTGAAGCTTTACATCAACTTTTTGAATACCTCCCTTTACTTCCAGAAGAATATAGATTTGAGGCATATTACAAAATATTGACTTTTTATAACGTCGTTGAGAATTGGGATAAATTGTTGAAGTATTCAAAAGAGTTAAAGGAATTAGCTACATCACAGAATAACAAGAAATATATTGCAGAGGCTTTGTTGTATGAATCTTTTAGCTATCAGGGTTTGAAAGATTATGAAAATGCCCTTCTTGTAGTGAAGGAATATTCTTCTTATAGTGAAGAGTATGCTCAACTAGCTAGAATTAATGAAACGTTGATACACGTTGATATGGGACATGTGGAGTATATTGATGAACATATAAAGCTAATCTCTCCTGATCCCAAAAAATTATTTCTTTTTTTACCCGCAGCAATAGAATCATATCTCCAAAAAGAAATGATTCACAACATTGATGAGCTTTTACAAAAACACAAACAAGAAATTGACCAGCTATCCAATAAGACGGATATCCTTAATCAGAAATATAAACTAAGATTATTTCAAGCGTTATCTACATATTATTGTGTAAGGGGGAAAAACGATTTAGGATTCCATTACAACATCGAGGCTCTACAATTGGCACTCTATTTCAAAAATGTAGAGCGACTAAAACGTATCATTCTTATGCATTATCAATTTACCCCTTCTGAAAAACACAAAGAGATGTTTATTAATATTATGGCAAAGGGTGATATCCAAAATGAAAAAAGCTATAATTTCCTCACTAATGATTCTGTCCTTATTAGGTTTTATCGGAATGAGTTTTGA
- a CDS encoding helix-turn-helix domain-containing protein, translating into MASYIRGKCLLQPVLNLIGMKQAELARRTGFSARMISHYATNTKLMSPEAMYSITSIIQMYMPNFRMEHLYEWEREQ; encoded by the coding sequence ATGGCATCTTACATACGTGGGAAATGCCTATTACAACCCGTTCTGAATCTTATTGGTATGAAACAAGCTGAGTTAGCGAGACGAACAGGTTTTTCAGCTAGAATGATCTCGCATTATGCCACTAATACCAAACTGATGTCTCCAGAAGCTATGTATTCCATTACTTCTATCATTCAGATGTACATGCCAAACTTCCGCATGGAACACCTCTACGAATGGGAACGGGAACAATAG
- a CDS encoding LysR family transcriptional regulator: MDFEQLKAFYTLAQTRNFTRTAEILHLVQSTVTMRIKQLEERIGRPLFVRDKRSVEITQAGLALLPYAERIIKLAQEGMQEVASLQPYEDRLTIGSVSSLWSYVLEPILKEYYLRYPTIAVRTKTGHSSDINTYLHDQIIQIGMVYTPPSLPNYEIIPFYEDEILLVGSPHHPLSSAKSIDVDDLSKIPLILVNWGTPFTEWIIKTLPPSYIPRLQVDGAHLALDLVQEGLGLSLVTRSMVRRALEDGSICQIKLTGSIPPKRPAYIVLPKEKKDRPSIEKWLLLMQEFGYNF; the protein is encoded by the coding sequence ATGGACTTTGAGCAGTTAAAAGCTTTTTATACACTAGCGCAAACCCGCAATTTCACACGCACCGCTGAAATTCTCCATTTGGTTCAATCCACAGTTACTATGCGTATTAAGCAATTGGAAGAACGAATTGGCAGGCCCTTATTTGTTCGGGATAAACGGAGTGTTGAAATCACACAAGCTGGACTCGCATTATTGCCATACGCAGAGCGTATCATCAAGCTAGCTCAGGAGGGTATGCAGGAGGTTGCCTCCTTACAACCCTATGAAGATCGTCTTACAATCGGTAGTGTCTCTTCGCTCTGGTCTTACGTTCTAGAGCCAATTCTAAAGGAATACTATCTACGTTATCCAACCATTGCTGTTAGGACGAAAACCGGGCATTCTTCAGACATTAACACCTATCTGCATGATCAAATTATCCAAATTGGTATGGTATATACCCCGCCCTCACTGCCTAATTATGAAATTATCCCGTTTTACGAAGATGAGATTCTGTTGGTAGGATCACCTCATCATCCGCTCAGTTCAGCAAAAAGTATTGATGTAGACGATCTAAGTAAAATACCATTGATTCTAGTCAATTGGGGTACACCCTTCACCGAGTGGATTATCAAGACTCTCCCACCTAGCTATATCCCACGTCTACAAGTAGATGGGGCTCATCTCGCCCTCGATTTGGTACAAGAAGGACTAGGTTTATCACTAGTAACACGCTCTATGGTTCGCAGAGCTTTAGAGGATGGGAGTATCTGTCAAATTAAGCTAACAGGAAGCATCCCTCCTAAACGCCCTGCCTACATTGTTCTACCAAAGGAAAAGAAAGACCGTCCAAGTATAGAAAAGTGGCTTTTATTGATGCAGGAATTTGGTTACAATTTTTAG